A window from Gottschalkiaceae bacterium SANA encodes these proteins:
- the adhE gene encoding bifunctional acetaldehyde-CoA/alcohol dehydrogenase, with translation MGNVEVKIERPDVTKMVNKYVKQADEAQKKMLELNQEQVDVIVQKMALAGLEAQMTLAKMAVEETELGVYEDKITKNIFATEYIYNSIKYNKTVGVIEENAEEGYKLVAEPIGVLAGVTPVTNPTSTTMFKSIIAMKTRNPIIFSFHPKALKCSSEAARIVREAAIAAGAPENCIQWIEKPSIEASNYLMKHDGIALILATGGPGMVRAAYSSGKPALGVGAGNVPCYIHESANLDQAVTDLILSKTFDNGTVCASEQAVIIDEKAYKYVTDLMKYHGCYFLKKDEIKKLEAVAIDAKRMSMSPAVVGQPAAKIAKLAGIDVPEDTKILIAELAGVGPKYPLSREKLSPILACYKVKGAEEGIQRAKEMTEFGGLGHSAVIHSDDDQVIQAFSETLRTGRLLVNSPSSQGAIGDLYNTNMPSLTLGCGSMGNNSTTDNVSAINLINVKRVAMRRTNMQWFKVPERIYHEFGSVQYLQKMPNVRRVIIVTDRMMEELGYVEKLRYHLARRNAPVMIEVFNSVEPDPSVETVMAGAEMMKRFNPDTIIALGGGSAMDAAKGMWLFYEQPNLDFNGLRLKFFDIRKRTYKLKELGKKAKLVCIPTTSGTGSEVTAFAVITDKKRNVKYPLADYALTPDVAILDPDFVMTVPKTVTADTGLDVLTHAIEAYVSVMATDYTDALALQAIKLVFKFLPQAYENGSNRLAREKMHNASCMAGMAFTNAFLGINHSLAHKLGGEYHISHGRANAFLLPAVIRYNAMKPTKFASFPKYGTFVADEKYAEIARSLGLKANTTAQGVQSLIEAIQVLSKEVGLEPSIQAYGIDEKIFMDTVDLLADKAFEDQCTTANPKLPLVKELAAVYKEAYYGLK, from the coding sequence ATGGGAAATGTAGAGGTAAAGATCGAACGTCCAGATGTAACCAAAATGGTTAATAAGTATGTGAAGCAAGCGGATGAAGCCCAAAAGAAGATGTTAGAACTTAATCAAGAACAAGTGGATGTGATTGTGCAGAAGATGGCTTTGGCCGGATTGGAAGCACAGATGACCCTGGCGAAAATGGCTGTGGAAGAAACTGAACTTGGTGTTTATGAAGACAAGATTACAAAGAATATCTTTGCTACAGAATATATCTATAACAGCATCAAATACAATAAAACAGTTGGTGTGATCGAAGAAAACGCGGAAGAGGGCTATAAGCTGGTAGCGGAACCGATTGGTGTGCTGGCGGGTGTAACACCGGTGACCAATCCAACTTCTACGACGATGTTTAAATCGATAATTGCCATGAAAACAAGAAATCCGATTATATTTAGTTTTCATCCCAAGGCCTTGAAGTGTTCTTCGGAAGCGGCACGGATTGTACGAGAAGCTGCAATTGCTGCAGGTGCACCTGAAAATTGCATACAGTGGATTGAGAAGCCGTCAATTGAGGCGTCCAACTATTTGATGAAGCATGATGGAATTGCTTTAATTCTGGCGACAGGCGGACCTGGAATGGTACGTGCAGCCTATTCGTCTGGAAAACCGGCTCTAGGAGTTGGCGCAGGAAATGTGCCTTGTTACATTCATGAATCGGCAAACCTGGATCAAGCGGTTACCGATTTGATTCTTTCAAAAACCTTTGACAATGGAACGGTTTGTGCATCGGAACAAGCGGTGATTATTGATGAGAAGGCATATAAGTATGTAACAGATTTGATGAAATATCATGGATGCTACTTTTTGAAGAAAGACGAGATCAAAAAGCTAGAAGCTGTGGCCATCGATGCCAAGCGTATGTCTATGAGCCCGGCAGTTGTGGGTCAGCCGGCAGCGAAAATTGCAAAACTAGCAGGGATTGATGTACCGGAAGATACCAAAATTTTGATTGCTGAATTGGCAGGGGTCGGTCCAAAGTACCCATTATCTCGAGAAAAACTAAGCCCTATTCTCGCTTGCTACAAGGTGAAGGGTGCAGAAGAAGGCATTCAACGGGCCAAGGAAATGACAGAGTTTGGCGGACTTGGCCACTCGGCAGTCATTCATAGCGATGATGACCAAGTGATTCAGGCATTCTCTGAAACCCTGAGAACCGGGCGATTATTGGTAAACTCACCATCAAGCCAAGGGGCCATTGGAGATTTGTATAATACGAATATGCCGTCTTTAACCTTGGGATGTGGTTCTATGGGAAACAATTCTACAACAGACAACGTTTCAGCAATCAACTTAATTAATGTGAAGCGGGTTGCCATGAGACGAACAAATATGCAGTGGTTTAAAGTACCGGAGCGAATTTATCATGAATTCGGTTCCGTACAATATCTTCAAAAAATGCCGAACGTGCGTCGTGTGATTATTGTAACTGACAGGATGATGGAAGAATTGGGATATGTGGAGAAGCTCCGATATCATCTTGCACGACGCAATGCTCCGGTAATGATCGAAGTATTTAATAGCGTTGAGCCTGATCCATCTGTAGAGACGGTTATGGCGGGTGCTGAAATGATGAAGCGATTTAATCCAGATACGATCATCGCCTTGGGTGGCGGATCGGCCATGGATGCAGCCAAGGGCATGTGGTTGTTTTACGAACAGCCAAACCTTGACTTTAATGGGCTTCGATTAAAATTCTTTGATATTCGAAAGAGAACCTACAAGCTGAAGGAATTGGGCAAGAAAGCGAAATTGGTCTGTATTCCAACAACTTCTGGAACTGGATCTGAAGTGACGGCTTTTGCTGTCATTACCGATAAGAAAAGGAATGTGAAGTATCCCTTAGCGGATTACGCGCTGACACCGGATGTTGCAATTCTTGACCCTGATTTTGTCATGACGGTACCGAAAACGGTTACGGCCGATACGGGACTGGATGTATTGACCCATGCAATTGAAGCTTATGTGTCTGTGATGGCAACGGATTATACCGATGCCTTGGCGCTTCAAGCCATTAAATTGGTATTTAAATTCTTGCCGCAGGCTTATGAGAATGGATCAAACCGATTGGCAAGAGAGAAAATGCATAATGCGTCTTGTATGGCGGGGATGGCCTTTACCAATGCTTTTCTGGGCATTAATCACTCCTTAGCACATAAGTTAGGTGGAGAGTATCATATCTCTCATGGCCGTGCCAATGCCTTCCTATTGCCGGCTGTGATCCGATATAATGCAATGAAACCGACAAAATTTGCAAGCTTCCCCAAATACGGCACCTTTGTGGCCGATGAAAAATACGCAGAAATTGCAAGAAGCCTTGGCTTGAAAGCCAATACAACAGCTCAAGGGGTACAAAGCTTGATTGAAGCTATTCAAGTTTTGTCAAAAGAAGTTGGCCTGGAACCGTCTATTCAAGCCTACGGTATCGATGAAAAAATCTTTATGGATACCGTTGACCTACTGGCGGACAAAGCTTTTGAAGATCAGTGTACAACAGCCAATCCAAAACTACCGTTGGTGAAGGAACTGGCTGCTGTTTATAAAGAGGCCTACTACGGACTTAAATAG
- a CDS encoding copper homeostasis protein CutC has translation MKIKLKECCVEGYPQAKRASALGADRVELCENLAEGGTTPSYGAVKLSVELLSAKVAVMLRPRGGNFVYTPDEYQCMRENLLVLKELQPDAFVFGFLQADRELDRERIREFVALADPIPVTFHMAFNQVPDQKEAIDFLTEIGVKRILTSGREGKAPDHLTHLRDLIEYAGDRIIVMPGAGVRADNLVEIHESLQAKEYHGTKIV, from the coding sequence TGAAAGAATGCTGTGTCGAAGGATACCCGCAAGCCAAGCGAGCAAGCGCCTTGGGGGCTGATCGAGTAGAACTGTGCGAGAATCTCGCTGAGGGGGGAACAACCCCGTCATACGGAGCCGTGAAACTGTCGGTAGAATTGCTTTCAGCAAAGGTTGCTGTCATGCTAAGACCGCGGGGTGGCAACTTTGTTTATACACCAGATGAGTATCAATGCATGCGGGAGAATTTACTAGTTCTTAAGGAACTTCAACCCGATGCTTTTGTCTTTGGGTTTTTGCAGGCTGACAGGGAGCTGGACAGGGAAAGAATTCGGGAATTTGTTGCCCTAGCCGACCCGATTCCAGTTACTTTTCATATGGCTTTTAACCAGGTTCCTGATCAAAAGGAAGCTATCGATTTTTTAACTGAAATCGGTGTAAAGCGAATTCTGACCAGTGGACGAGAGGGGAAGGCGCCCGATCATCTTACCCATTTGCGGGACTTGATTGAATATGCAGGAGACAGGATTATTGTCATGCCGGGAGCAGGTGTGCGAGCAGATAATCTTGTAGAGATTCATGAAAGCTTGCAAGCAAAGGAATATCACGGCACAAAAATTGTATAA
- a CDS encoding aspartate kinase, with product MSLIVQKYGGSSVGNIKRIKCVAARITKTAEQGNKVVVAVSAMGDTTDELVSLARAIHPDPPHREFDMLLSTGEQVSISLLAMAIQAQGHDVISLTGAQCGIQTTQIHKKARIESVQTERLNQELGNNKIVIVAGFQGINADNDITTLGRGGSDTTAVALAAALEADKCEIYTDVDGIYTADPRKVETARKLDAISYDEVLEMASLGAQVLHPRSIELARKYQVPLVVRSSFSDNPGTEIIEVNQLEKVSVRGISIDDNIAKITIVEVPDKPGVAFSLFSRLAQKHVRVDTIIQSAHRDTVNDISFTVNDEDKEQALSITTAYAAEIGANRVLHDPDVSKLSVVGTGIAGNTDVAAKLFGSLSDLGINIQMISTSEIKISCIISNVDGLKAMQHLHDVFELGSSSPV from the coding sequence ATGAGCCTGATCGTACAAAAATACGGCGGAAGCAGCGTCGGCAATATAAAACGCATCAAATGCGTAGCGGCAAGGATCACAAAAACAGCCGAGCAAGGCAATAAAGTTGTTGTTGCCGTATCAGCAATGGGCGATACCACCGACGAATTGGTCAGTTTGGCTCGCGCCATTCATCCAGACCCCCCTCATCGAGAATTTGACATGCTCTTGTCAACAGGAGAACAGGTCTCCATTTCTCTGTTAGCCATGGCCATTCAGGCACAAGGACACGATGTCATTTCCCTTACTGGGGCTCAATGTGGAATTCAAACGACACAAATTCATAAAAAAGCACGGATCGAATCAGTTCAGACCGAACGATTGAATCAAGAACTTGGCAACAATAAGATTGTCATTGTTGCCGGATTCCAAGGCATTAATGCAGACAATGACATCACCACCCTGGGACGAGGAGGTTCCGATACCACAGCCGTTGCTTTGGCAGCTGCATTGGAAGCCGACAAGTGCGAGATCTACACCGATGTGGACGGCATATATACCGCCGATCCAAGAAAAGTAGAGACAGCGAGGAAACTAGACGCAATCTCCTACGACGAGGTCTTAGAAATGGCCAGTCTCGGCGCGCAAGTGCTTCATCCGCGATCCATCGAGCTCGCGAGAAAATATCAAGTTCCTTTGGTTGTCCGCTCAAGTTTCTCTGACAACCCCGGAACAGAAATCATCGAGGTGAATCAATTGGAAAAAGTATCCGTTCGAGGAATTTCTATCGACGACAATATCGCTAAAATTACAATCGTAGAGGTGCCGGATAAACCCGGTGTTGCCTTTTCACTCTTTTCAAGGTTGGCGCAGAAACACGTTCGCGTCGACACCATTATTCAGAGCGCCCACCGCGATACGGTCAATGATATATCCTTTACTGTCAATGACGAGGACAAGGAGCAAGCCCTTTCCATCACGACGGCTTATGCGGCTGAAATCGGCGCAAATCGGGTTCTTCATGATCCTGATGTATCCAAGCTGTCCGTTGTCGGCACCGGCATTGCCGGTAATACAGATGTTGCTGCAAAACTATTTGGAAGCCTTTCTGATCTTGGAATTAATATTCAAATGATCTCAACTTCAGAAATCAAGATCTCTTGTATCATTTCAAATGTAGACGGTCTAAAAGCCATGCAACACCTACACGATGTCTTTGAACTGGGTTCCTCAAGCCCGGTATAA
- a CDS encoding homoserine dehydrogenase, translating to MKIGLLGLGTVGAGAYEIIENQKGRLQEFYQEELTVERILVRNLNKKRPVEVPDGKLTCDADDILNDPSIDVILSVMGGMEPAKSYILKALQNGKHVITSNKAVVAANLSLFLNEAKKSNVAFLFEGAVGGGIPIIKPLKQQRRLNQIQAIEGILNGTTNFILTQMMENKLEFDTVLADAQARGYAEADPSADIDGFDVQRKIAILSSLAYGQEIPTEKVYTRGIRSIRGIDTDYFQSKNLDVKLVASSAQQNDAISIWVEPCIVDPSHRFYAIKNSDNVVSFIGHLSGRLDFVGAGAGMDPTANAVISDLMDILDNHYQADIIPLALAENVGPTHASQDYYLRVDLLSCTKSEQARLAEQLLNLGLANNQKIYQGMIEGIEASVMRAIVSDVEKECGSIFYARRLKG from the coding sequence ATCTTGGTTCGAAATTTGAATAAAAAGAGACCCGTCGAAGTTCCAGACGGCAAGCTGACATGCGATGCTGATGATATTTTAAACGATCCAAGCATAGACGTCATTCTTTCCGTGATGGGTGGCATGGAACCTGCTAAATCTTATATACTGAAGGCACTTCAAAACGGCAAGCATGTCATTACTTCCAATAAAGCAGTTGTGGCAGCAAATCTTTCCCTCTTTTTAAATGAAGCAAAGAAATCAAATGTCGCCTTTCTATTTGAAGGTGCCGTCGGTGGTGGAATTCCTATTATCAAGCCCCTCAAACAACAGCGACGCTTGAATCAAATTCAAGCTATCGAAGGCATTTTAAATGGAACAACCAATTTCATCCTAACACAAATGATGGAAAACAAGTTAGAATTTGATACCGTTCTTGCAGACGCACAAGCCCGAGGCTATGCCGAGGCTGATCCATCTGCAGATATCGACGGATTTGATGTACAAAGAAAAATTGCAATCCTATCCTCCCTCGCCTACGGACAAGAGATTCCAACGGAAAAAGTGTATACCCGGGGAATTCGATCAATTCGCGGCATAGATACGGATTACTTTCAATCAAAGAACCTTGATGTTAAGCTTGTTGCTTCGTCAGCACAACAGAACGATGCCATTTCCATCTGGGTGGAACCATGTATCGTCGATCCTTCCCATCGCTTCTACGCCATCAAGAACAGCGACAACGTGGTTTCCTTTATCGGTCACCTCTCCGGTCGTCTTGATTTTGTCGGCGCCGGTGCGGGCATGGATCCAACAGCCAACGCAGTCATCAGTGACTTGATGGATATTTTGGACAACCATTACCAAGCAGATATCATTCCATTGGCTCTTGCTGAAAATGTGGGTCCAACCCATGCTTCTCAAGACTACTATTTGCGGGTCGATCTTCTTTCTTGCACAAAATCCGAGCAAGCTCGATTGGCAGAGCAATTACTCAATCTGGGACTTGCCAACAATCAAAAAATCTACCAAGGTATGATTGAAGGAATTGAAGCAAGTGTGATGCGGGCGATCGTTTCTGATGTAGAAAAAGAATGCGGATCCATCTTCTACGCAAGGAGGTTGAAAGGGTAA